The Oncorhynchus tshawytscha isolate Ot180627B linkage group LG05, Otsh_v2.0, whole genome shotgun sequence genome includes a window with the following:
- the LOC112217435 gene encoding solute carrier family 22 member 2-like, with protein MTTFDEILEEAGNFGRCQKHIFALLCMVSLPFSGVYVGIVFQGFTPEHWCRDSVVSQIRQSCGWNLMDARKITVPLVNTSGVLVHSQCEQYDLDWNNTGLTCDNPESDLTDAHRSKAPMTSCKEGWEYDYEGRQSFVTEFDLVCNDAWVVDMYQATLNVGFLVGSITFGYLADRFGRKMSFLMSNLLNGVAGILVAVAPNYISMLVFRTIFGFAVKGGWMSVYVLITELVGVEYRRMVGVLLQMFFSVGILILTLIAYLITDWRWLQVIFAVPYFIFLTYFWLIPESPRWLLSQNNSTKAKEIIEAIAKENKKTLYKNIETLRDDNAQTSTASFLDLIRTPNMRKHTFILMFNWFTSAIVYQGLIMRVGIAGGNVYIDFLISGLVEFPAAFLILFTIDRIGRRLPFATANIVAGVSCFITAMIPDSHFWVKTVVACIGRLGITMAFEMVVFVNTELYPTFVRNLGVSVCSTLCDIGGIVAPFLLYRLATIWLELPLIIFGAIACIAGGLVLLLPETRGVRLPETIDDIEFSNRHKENHPKSQQLTNLLPTDMTTNKEATIV; from the exons ATGACCACTTTCGATGAAATCCTAGAGGAGGCAGGGAATTTTGGTCGTTGCCAAAAGCACATTTTCGCTCTGCTATGTATGGTGTCGTTGCCTTTTTCTGGGGTCTATGTGGGCATTGTGTTCCAGGGGTTCACCCCAGAGCATTGGTGCCGGGACTCAGTGGTGAGTCAGATCCGGCAGAGCTGTGGCTGGAACCTGATGGATGCCAGAAAGATCACCGTCCCTCTGGTCAACACCTCAGGAGTGCTGGTCCACAGTCAGTGTGAGCAGTATGACCTGGACTGGAACAATACAGGTCTGACCTGTGACAACCCAGAGTCTGACCTCACCGATGCCCATCGCAGCAAAGCTCCCATGACCTCCTGCAAGGAAGGCTGGGAGTATGACTACGAAGGCAGGCAGTCCTTTGTGACCGAG TTTGACTTGGTTTGTAATGATGCCTGGGTGGTGGACATGTACCAGGCTACACTGAATGTGGGCTTCCTTGTTGGAAGCATAACTTTTGGATACCTGGCTGACAG GTTCGGCAGAAAAATGAGCTTCTTGATGTCCAACCTCTTGAATGGGGTTGCTGGAATACTTGTAGCAGTGGCTCCAAACTATATATCCATGCTTGTATTTCGCACAATCTTTGGCTTTGCTGTTAAAGGAGGCTGGATGTCTGTATATGTGCTTA TCACCGAGCTAGTGGGAGTTGAGTACAGGAGGATGGTGGGCGTGCTTTTACAGATGTTCTTCAGTGTAGGCATTCTCATTTTGACCCTCATTGCCTACCTCATCACTGACTGGCGCTGGCTGCAGGTGATCTTCGCTGTTCCTTACTTCATATTTCTAACCTACTTCTG GTTGATCCCAGAGTCTCCAAGATGGCTTCTTTCTCAGAACAACTCAACCAAAGCTAAGGAGATCATTGAGGCAATAGCGAAGGAAAACAAGAAAACCCTCTACAAGAACATTGAG ACGCTGAGAGACGACAATGCACAGACCTCAACTGCCTCGTTCCTGGATCTGATCAGAACTCCAAACATGAGAAAACACACCTTCATCCTCATGTTCAACTG GTTCACTAGTGCTATTGTCTACCAGGGTCTTATCATGCGTGTGGGAATCGCAGGAGGAAACGTCTACATTGACTTCCTGATCTCTGGACTGGTAGAGTTCCCTGCTGCCTTCCTAATCCTCTTCACCATCGATCGTATTGGACGTCGTCTTCCCTTTGCCACGGCCAACATTGTAGCTGGAGTATCCTGCTTCATCACTGCTATGATCCCAGATA gtcACTTCTGGGTCAAAACAGTTGTGGCCTGCATTGGCCGGTTGGGCATCACCATGGCATTTGAGATGGTGGTGTTTGTGAACACTGAATTATACCCCACCTTTGTCAG GAACCTAGGTGTGTCAGTCTGCTCTACTCTGTGTGACATCGGAGGCATCGTGGCCCCGTTCCTGCTCTACAGACTGGCTACAATCTGGCTGGAGCTGCCACTCATCATATTTG GGGCGATAGCGTGCATAGCTGGAGGTTTAGTCTTGCTGTTGCCTGAGACCAGAGGTGTAAGACTTCCTGAGACCATCGATGACATTGAGTTCTCAAACAG ACACAAAGAAAACCATCCGAAGAGTCAACAGCTGACAAATCTCTTGCCCACTGACATGACGACCAACAAAGAAGCTACAATCGTCTGA